Proteins encoded within one genomic window of Acomys russatus chromosome 5, mAcoRus1.1, whole genome shotgun sequence:
- the Calhm2 gene encoding calcium homeostasis modulator protein 2 produces MAALIAENFRFLSLFFKSKDVMIFNGLVALGTVGSQELFSVVAFHCPCSPARNYLYGLTAIGVPALALFLIGVILNNHTWNLVAECQYRRAKNCSAAPNFLLLSSILGRAAVAPVTWSVISLLRGEAYVCALSEFVDPSSLTAGDEGFPLAHAAEILARFPCGEGPANLSGFREEVSRRLKYESQLFGWLLIGVVAILVFLTKCLKHYCSPLSYRQEAYWAQYRTNEDQLFQRTAEVHSRVLAANNVRRFFGFVALNKDDEELVTKFPVEGTQPRPQWNAITGVYLYRENQGLPLYSRLHKWAQGLTGNGTAPDNVEMALLTP; encoded by the exons ATGGCAGCCTTGATCGCGGAAAACTTCcgcttcctgtctctcttcttcaAGAGCAAGGATGTGATGATTTTCaatgggctggtggccctgggcaCAGTGGGCAGCCAGGAGCTGTTCTCTGTGGTGGCTTTCCACTGCCCCTGCTCGCCTGCCCGGAACTACCTGTATGGGCTGACAGCCATTGGTGTGCCTGCTCTCGCACTCTTCCTCATCGGAGTCATCCTCAACAACCACACCTGGAACCTAGTTGCCGAGTGCCAGTATCGGAGGGCCAAGAACTGCTCCGCTGCGCccaacttcctcctcctgagctcCATCTTGGGCCGTGCTGCCGTGGCTCCTGTCACTTGGTCCGTCATCTCCCTGCTTCGAGGGGAGGCCTACGTCTGTGCTCTCAGTGAGTTTGTGGATCCCTCCTCGCTTACAGCTGGAGACGAAGGCTTCCCCCTAGCTCATGCCGCAGAGATCCTAGCCAGGTTCCCTTGTGGAGAGGGCCCTGCCAACCTGTCGGGCTTCCGAGAGGAGGTCAGCCGCAGGCTCAAGTACGAGTCTCAG CTCTTTGGATGGCTGCTCATTGGTGTGGTGGCCATCCTGGTGTTCCTGACCAAGTGCCTCAAACACTACTGCTCGCCACTCAGCTACCGCCAAGAGGCCTACTGGGCACAGTACCGCACCAACGAGGACCAGCTGTTCCAGCGCACAGCCGAGGTGCACTCGAGGGTGCTGGCTGCCAACAACGTGCGACGCTTCTTTGGTTTTGTGGCCCTCAACAAAGATGATGAAGAGCTGGTCACCAAGTTCCCGGTGGAAGGCACACAGCCACGCCCACAGTGGAATGCTATTACTGGGGTCTATTTGTACCGTGAGAACCAAGGCCTCCCGCTCTATAGCCGTCTGCACAAGTGGGCCCAGGGCCTGACGGGTAATGGCACAGCCCCTGACAATGTGGAGATGGCGCTGCTCACCCCTTAA